From the genome of Gemmatimonas phototrophica, one region includes:
- a CDS encoding ATP-binding protein, whose translation MMSVVPVPVMLAYLLVYLGATLLSLVFPGMGPVLAIGFIPIGLVAIFTMWHAGRAATSMRERLAWQLLASGEACFWVGGQIWTWAMINDRPFPLDSAFDVVSSALVVTGLLCFPRTAPPWWRDRRAILDSLLLAVAVSAMVWLFLVQPIREIRGEVPADLWILLLVTAPELMVVAWVYLRVGNAALRASIGLWLGAAALSASADYLWEALSPRYLPGTWVDAPWFLAWGLRWYAAHLALSQYASTEMEPRNEGARGITPAAFVAGTYISLVAAAVLGRTDSVRLLGFVAVTMTVLLLIRQRMELHYTEDLTKQAASQLRRFRALLAQATDFVFVIDTQFRVAFLGPAVERAQLLRIGDGFLSLFQDMEHEQIRSWLDSTTGPPGPLRCRLRAAPGNTVELRKQDRRDDPHIRGWVVVGRDRSMELALEQRVRHSEKLAALHDMAGRVAHAYNNLLSSVIGRAELLGEALPVTSPLRNDVTSIHSAAAKGAAITRQLLGFSDAHVARTVLVDGAQVLSDLVPVLLRLLPGGITLDVSHRETGALVRVEVSQFEQVITNLVTNARDAMPDGGVVRIAWRREGPMARLEVTDTGCGMTPEVQARVFDPFFTTKPTGRGTGLGLAMVAAMVQRAGGQVSIDSTPEVGTRVTVQLPLADEVVDTAPERRTPTVAAPATPSAHTILLVDDDREVRQVSARILRRAGFQVIDVENATNALALLADQSVPLDLLLTDMMMPGISGRELVTLSRGLRPTLPIICVTGFVAAGDGSDEWLKDVNAVVEKPFSTASLTGAVRSALGRSGG comes from the coding sequence ATGATGTCGGTCGTACCGGTGCCGGTCATGCTGGCGTACCTGCTGGTATACCTCGGCGCCACGCTGCTCTCGCTAGTGTTTCCGGGAATGGGACCGGTGCTCGCCATCGGATTTATCCCAATCGGGCTCGTGGCGATCTTCACCATGTGGCACGCCGGACGGGCGGCAACATCCATGCGGGAGCGACTCGCCTGGCAGCTGTTGGCTTCAGGCGAGGCCTGCTTCTGGGTTGGCGGGCAGATCTGGACATGGGCGATGATCAATGATCGTCCATTCCCGCTCGACAGCGCTTTCGACGTGGTGTCGAGTGCGCTGGTTGTGACCGGACTCCTCTGCTTTCCGCGCACCGCGCCGCCCTGGTGGCGCGACCGCCGCGCCATTCTGGATAGTCTGCTGCTGGCCGTGGCCGTCAGTGCGATGGTATGGCTATTTCTTGTGCAGCCCATCCGCGAAATCCGCGGCGAGGTTCCCGCCGACCTGTGGATCCTGCTGCTCGTCACGGCGCCGGAGTTGATGGTTGTGGCCTGGGTATACCTGCGCGTGGGGAACGCGGCACTGCGGGCGTCGATTGGTTTGTGGTTGGGGGCCGCTGCGCTCTCGGCGTCGGCGGACTATCTGTGGGAGGCGTTGTCCCCGCGCTATTTGCCCGGTACGTGGGTGGATGCGCCCTGGTTCCTCGCCTGGGGATTGCGATGGTATGCGGCACATCTCGCCCTGTCGCAATACGCATCCACGGAGATGGAGCCGCGTAACGAAGGGGCCCGCGGGATTACCCCGGCCGCTTTTGTGGCGGGGACGTACATCTCCCTGGTGGCGGCGGCCGTCCTTGGGCGAACGGACAGTGTCCGGCTGCTGGGGTTTGTGGCCGTGACGATGACGGTACTGCTGCTCATCCGGCAGCGGATGGAGTTGCACTATACCGAGGACCTGACGAAACAGGCGGCCTCACAACTCAGACGGTTCCGGGCGCTCCTGGCGCAGGCCACCGACTTCGTGTTTGTGATTGATACACAGTTCCGTGTTGCCTTCCTGGGGCCTGCCGTCGAGCGCGCGCAACTGCTGCGCATCGGCGATGGTTTTCTCTCGCTGTTTCAGGATATGGAGCACGAGCAGATTCGCAGTTGGCTCGACAGTACCACCGGCCCACCAGGACCGCTGCGCTGTCGGTTGCGCGCGGCGCCCGGGAATACCGTCGAACTCCGAAAGCAGGATCGCCGTGATGATCCACACATTCGCGGCTGGGTGGTGGTTGGAAGGGATCGCTCCATGGAATTGGCGCTGGAGCAGCGCGTACGGCATTCGGAAAAGCTGGCGGCGCTGCACGACATGGCCGGACGCGTGGCGCATGCTTACAACAACCTGCTCTCCTCGGTAATTGGCCGCGCTGAGTTGCTGGGTGAAGCGCTCCCCGTTACCTCGCCCCTTCGTAACGATGTGACCAGCATTCACTCGGCGGCTGCCAAGGGCGCTGCCATTACGCGGCAATTGCTGGGGTTCAGTGATGCGCACGTTGCACGCACTGTGCTGGTGGATGGCGCCCAAGTGCTATCTGACCTCGTCCCCGTATTGCTGCGCTTGCTCCCCGGTGGGATCACGTTGGATGTCAGCCATCGCGAAACCGGTGCGCTAGTGCGCGTTGAGGTCAGTCAGTTCGAACAGGTCATCACCAATTTGGTGACGAACGCACGCGACGCGATGCCTGACGGTGGCGTCGTACGCATCGCGTGGAGGCGGGAGGGGCCCATGGCGCGGCTCGAGGTGACGGACACGGGCTGTGGGATGACGCCGGAGGTACAAGCGCGCGTTTTTGATCCGTTCTTCACGACCAAGCCAACAGGGCGGGGTACAGGCCTTGGATTGGCCATGGTCGCGGCCATGGTCCAACGCGCTGGGGGGCAGGTATCCATTGATTCGACGCCGGAGGTCGGCACGAGGGTCACTGTGCAACTACCTCTTGCCGATGAGGTGGTGGATACGGCGCCTGAACGTCGCACGCCAACGGTGGCTGCACCGGCAACGCCCTCCGCGCACACCATTCTGCTCGTTGATGATGACCGCGAAGTGCGTCAGGTGAGTGCCCGCATTCTCCGTCGGGCGGGCTTCCAGGTCATCGACGTGGAGAACGCCACCAACGCTCTGGCGTTGCTCGCTGATCAATCTGTGCCACTGGATCTGCTGCTGACCGACATGATGATGCCCGGAATTTCCGGTCGCGAACTAGTGACCCTCAGTCGAGGGTTGCGGCCAACGCTGCCGATCATCTGCGTGACGGGTTTCGTGGCCGCAGGCGACGGAAGCGACGAGTGGCTGAAGGATGTAAACGCGGTGGTAGAGAAGCCGTTTTCGACCGCGAGCCTCACGGGCGCCGTGCGGTCTGCCCTTGGTCGCTCAGGCGGATGA
- a CDS encoding histidine kinase dimerization/phospho-acceptor domain-containing protein has translation MEPRPGPLWRPAGALDAVLLLVVTVFFVWVWQGPGEATVDYAIDYVAFVVIGLVVGLLQFQAAQASPLGRERVAWRLLSASSVLRTVNGVVWSLWLADHPGEARPVWLLLASASSLLLVLAGLLAFGGERRLAVDRLRRSIDGVIVLVGSGTVLWFAALGPFFAATGAQVPRAEDYLYLLADSASAVVAALLVLRRSQQYFRRVATFLLFAALLQTVPDILLWVGKTNYSYRPGDNIAVLWFSVWMLKAAAARYAVQVLRHPTREAIQVHASYQSGWVPTAFVMLASAVLMVQLTRVPQQRELPLVVSVAALSMLLVVRQLIELREQSRVQRAQDEQARWYGAVLRDSNDYVMVLDADGNSLDISPATHRLLRSAHPASRWALMELVHPDDQLAFRRALRDARDGPTSLALRVHGDTPDSWRQLTLTIVDRREDNEAGAILLHAQDITRETELSSRLRQTQELEALGVFAGGLSHDLNNILTVIDAHAEMLEEDLPLNLQLQQDVSAIRVASQRARRFTRGLLALSRQKQSREVSINVEPMLRTRLASAGLDERLTLVCDDTVTSLQMDQSACHLAVDSLLLAVLEAEPEVRTDLHVHSVTIDRSDADELQVEPGRYVRIGLSGLPEAVVAGKSALPTWDGSAAQLALLLARAAAREVGGEQRVVENGTVFTYLPVGGRT, from the coding sequence GTGGAGCCTCGTCCCGGGCCACTCTGGCGGCCGGCAGGAGCACTCGATGCGGTGCTGCTGCTGGTCGTGACCGTGTTTTTCGTGTGGGTGTGGCAAGGCCCCGGGGAGGCCACGGTCGATTACGCGATCGACTACGTGGCCTTCGTGGTTATTGGACTGGTCGTGGGCCTCCTGCAGTTTCAGGCGGCACAGGCCAGCCCGCTCGGTCGCGAACGCGTTGCCTGGCGTTTGCTTTCGGCCTCTTCGGTCCTGCGGACGGTGAACGGGGTTGTGTGGTCGCTGTGGCTTGCCGATCACCCGGGTGAAGCACGCCCGGTGTGGCTGTTGCTGGCAAGTGCGAGTTCGCTGCTGCTGGTGCTGGCTGGTCTGCTTGCGTTTGGCGGGGAACGCCGCTTGGCGGTTGACCGGCTGCGTCGGTCCATCGATGGTGTCATTGTGCTGGTGGGAAGTGGCACCGTGCTCTGGTTTGCGGCCCTCGGGCCGTTTTTCGCGGCGACCGGCGCGCAAGTACCTCGCGCTGAGGACTATCTGTATTTGCTGGCCGACTCGGCGAGTGCCGTTGTCGCCGCTCTCCTCGTACTGCGCCGCTCCCAACAGTACTTCCGACGGGTGGCCACCTTTCTGCTCTTCGCGGCGCTGTTGCAGACCGTGCCGGACATTCTGCTGTGGGTTGGAAAAACGAATTATTCGTACCGTCCGGGTGACAACATCGCGGTGCTGTGGTTTAGCGTGTGGATGTTGAAAGCCGCCGCTGCACGCTATGCCGTGCAGGTGTTGCGGCATCCCACTCGTGAGGCAATACAGGTCCACGCATCGTATCAGAGCGGGTGGGTGCCCACGGCGTTTGTCATGCTGGCGAGCGCCGTTCTCATGGTGCAGCTCACCCGCGTACCGCAGCAGCGTGAGTTGCCGCTCGTGGTAAGCGTGGCGGCGCTCTCCATGCTGCTGGTGGTACGTCAGCTCATTGAGCTTCGGGAGCAGAGCCGGGTGCAACGCGCCCAGGATGAGCAAGCACGCTGGTACGGTGCCGTTCTTCGCGATTCCAATGACTACGTGATGGTGCTGGATGCCGACGGCAACAGTCTGGATATCAGTCCGGCAACGCACCGCCTTCTCCGCTCGGCGCATCCGGCATCGCGCTGGGCGCTCATGGAGTTGGTACACCCCGATGACCAGCTGGCCTTTCGCCGTGCCTTGCGTGACGCTCGAGATGGGCCGACCAGCCTGGCGCTGCGGGTGCACGGCGATACGCCGGACAGTTGGCGTCAGCTCACGTTGACCATCGTGGACCGCCGTGAGGACAACGAGGCGGGCGCCATTCTGCTGCATGCGCAGGACATCACTCGCGAAACGGAGCTGTCCAGCCGCTTGCGGCAGACCCAGGAACTGGAGGCCCTCGGTGTGTTTGCCGGCGGGCTCTCGCACGATCTCAACAACATCCTGACGGTCATTGATGCGCATGCGGAAATGCTGGAGGAGGATCTCCCGCTCAATCTGCAATTGCAGCAGGATGTTTCCGCCATCCGGGTTGCCTCGCAGCGCGCCCGGCGCTTTACGCGGGGCCTGCTCGCACTCTCTCGTCAGAAGCAGTCACGCGAAGTCAGTATCAACGTGGAACCCATGCTGCGGACACGTCTTGCGTCTGCAGGGCTGGACGAACGGCTGACCCTTGTGTGCGACGACACCGTGACGTCGCTGCAGATGGATCAGAGCGCCTGCCATTTGGCCGTGGACAGTCTGCTGCTGGCGGTATTGGAAGCGGAACCGGAAGTGCGCACGGACCTGCACGTGCACTCCGTGACCATCGATCGCTCTGACGCAGACGAACTGCAGGTGGAGCCAGGCCGCTATGTGCGTATCGGGTTGTCCGGCCTGCCGGAGGCCGTCGTGGCGGGTAAGTCAGCCTTGCCAACGTGGGACGGCAGTGCGGCGCAGCTGGCATTGCTGCTGGCGCGGGCGGCCGCCCGGGAGGTGGGCGGAGAGCAGCGCGTGGTGGAGAATGGAACCGTCTTCACCTACCTGCCGGTAGGAGGTCGCACATGA
- a CDS encoding peptidase dimerization domain-containing protein: MSASFTAALLGAVGTLSAQETPTEREAARGVVQKLSALQQSVDVAGWTNRLGAPNATRDKVAERAEALMRGELLAMSDDITRHPEIGFAETRSMKLVTDWLSAHGWVISPNAAGFATAFVARHPGTATGPVYGVVVEYDALRGTKGDFHGDQHSAQGPVGLAAAQAMTEWLIATKSPGQIVVIGTPAEEMMPPPVKTVMHNQKVFDGIEVIVRSHSGLNTQRAAPGFGTCCLNIDGVRFTFAGAPAHQMTPWDGRNALTAVRHLFSNIDALRGTFRPEARVQGIITEGGKAPNVVPDRAVADFYIRYPDEVYLAQMRTLIDDAARAAAQATGTKVTIETYGSMRDGVSLGTLNELAFAHVKRYGGGKVLTEPQKPQGWEETGSVSSAIPGVGISTWTSNGGFHTYEMEADALTAVGHNGFIVQAKAMSAVLFDVATRPAFRAAVKQEFDAIKVLFGEYQDALRKAYTLPVIKAP; this comes from the coding sequence ATGTCGGCGTCCTTCACTGCCGCGCTGCTGGGCGCAGTCGGTACGCTGTCGGCGCAGGAAACACCCACCGAGCGTGAGGCGGCACGCGGCGTCGTGCAGAAACTCTCGGCGTTGCAGCAGTCGGTGGATGTGGCGGGATGGACCAACCGGTTGGGCGCACCGAATGCCACGCGCGACAAGGTCGCTGAGCGCGCCGAGGCGCTGATGCGCGGCGAATTGCTGGCGATGAGCGATGATATCACCAGACATCCGGAAATCGGCTTCGCCGAAACGCGATCCATGAAATTGGTGACGGATTGGCTCTCTGCACACGGGTGGGTGATTTCCCCCAACGCCGCCGGTTTCGCCACAGCCTTTGTGGCACGGCATCCCGGGACCGCCACAGGGCCGGTGTACGGCGTGGTGGTGGAGTACGATGCCCTTCGTGGAACGAAGGGGGACTTTCACGGTGACCAGCATTCTGCCCAGGGACCGGTAGGACTGGCAGCTGCACAGGCCATGACCGAATGGCTGATCGCCACCAAGAGCCCCGGACAGATTGTGGTGATTGGCACACCGGCCGAAGAGATGATGCCGCCGCCGGTAAAGACCGTGATGCACAACCAGAAGGTGTTCGACGGCATTGAGGTGATTGTCCGCAGTCACTCCGGCTTGAACACGCAGCGGGCCGCGCCGGGCTTTGGTACCTGCTGCCTCAACATTGACGGCGTGCGGTTTACCTTCGCTGGCGCTCCGGCGCATCAGATGACGCCGTGGGATGGGCGCAATGCGCTCACGGCGGTGCGCCATCTGTTCAGCAACATTGATGCCTTGCGTGGCACCTTCCGCCCCGAAGCCCGGGTGCAAGGGATCATCACCGAGGGGGGGAAAGCCCCCAACGTGGTTCCCGATCGCGCCGTCGCGGATTTCTACATTCGCTACCCCGACGAAGTGTATCTCGCCCAGATGCGAACGCTCATTGATGATGCGGCGCGTGCTGCCGCGCAGGCCACCGGTACGAAGGTCACGATCGAAACGTACGGATCCATGCGCGATGGCGTGTCATTGGGCACACTCAATGAGCTCGCCTTCGCGCACGTCAAGCGCTACGGCGGTGGCAAGGTGCTGACCGAGCCGCAGAAACCACAGGGGTGGGAAGAAACGGGGAGTGTGTCCAGTGCCATCCCCGGGGTGGGCATCAGCACCTGGACCTCCAACGGGGGCTTCCATACGTACGAAATGGAGGCCGATGCACTCACCGCCGTGGGACACAACGGGTTCATCGTGCAGGCCAAGGCCATGTCGGCGGTCCTCTTCGATGTGGCAACCCGTCCGGCGTTTCGCGCCGCCGTGAAGCAGGAATTTGACGCGATCAAGGTGCTCTTTGGGGAGTACCAGGACGCGCTGCGGAAGGCCTACACGCTGCCGGTGATCAAGGCACCATAG
- a CDS encoding YDG domain-containing protein: protein MALVIGLAPVSARAQNIISVPFTKGFIGTRGSSAGTANNVLTYTTLGIARTFFIQNSSSTTFELQGNDIPGTLRIVRTDGSTLDIPASANWRNSGGTTYLIGILPRPVTPITFTYGGGSIQITDGSSNGGSSVGGYSAAYAGATLADGESTSGNAAQSQVLNGLNAYLATVLSSRPSGPVTVATLSTSDNTPTLTGTATLQSGENLTVVVNGVQYSTSTSPALSVSGGTWSLTLTSSLAAGSYDISATITNADGFTLSDATTNELTIAPAVTIGGSFTANNKEYTGTTAATGVTTGLTLSGVAGGDNVTIASVTLAFGTAGVEDGKTVSIVSVTLGGTNAGSYTVDLTGAPTATANITTRALTISGVSAQNKVYDRSNAATLSGTAAYVGLQNGESFVVTGTPAATFADPNVANGIAVSVSGYTAPSANYSVTQPASLTANITQKTLTVSGTFTAPDKPYDGTTSSSIATNNLTVGTVETGDDVSIDAVVVAFGSAGVGSNKTVSITSLTLGGSAAGNYQISLTGAPTTTASITSSGPTLTLGGTFTASNKTYDRTLAATGNTTGLTLVGVNGGDEVNIASVTLAFTSATVGTGKSVEITSVTLGGAQAGTYALDLTGAPSATANITPAELTIGGSFTANNKSFDGNTSATIATNSLTLTGVIAPDAVSLTGVTAAFGTASVGNGKSVGLSAASLTGAAAGNYTVSLTGSPTTTANILGTPTVTIGGAFTAFNKVYSGTVAATGNTAGLTLSGVNSPDEVTISTVTLAFQSATVGTGKSVVITGVTLAGAQGALYAVNLAGAPTTTANITPRPVTIGGSFTARDKTFDGNTSAQMVTNALTVEGAVNGEQLSLGSVSIAFATEVVGPARLVSIQGADLLGTTAGNYVLSLDDAPTTTASIRGLEPPGMPRTLLVTPGDGSLSVTWTLPSVEGCEAITGFALEHSSDDGATWTRIAVNSRVPGAVSIAPVANNLTYRVRVAAINSCGMSGFAEATPVTPTGPAREGNGGPRQNGPGTNTVTRNGTDVPVTTTVVADTVLLIMAPDFTLQVRSADTTGAPVPPDSLTLQLEHGGTAFTSGTGFAPSSWVSLYIYGLTGTPRFLGKVQVDAGGNFATSVPIPSDLAEGNYTLQVNGVDTARRARTATLGVQVVEPLPDLVLASVPDRTDMTVGDTVTFALTVTNTGRGAATDVVIPRAFSEPGFRFVSATPVDGSYDATTGSWTIPRIAAGGVARLTLRAVVLAPSSSGSVAP, encoded by the coding sequence GTGGCGCTGGTAATCGGGCTGGCGCCCGTCAGTGCGCGTGCCCAGAACATCATCAGTGTGCCCTTCACCAAGGGATTCATCGGGACACGCGGTTCGTCGGCCGGTACGGCCAACAACGTGCTGACCTACACCACGCTGGGAATTGCCCGCACGTTTTTCATTCAGAATTCGTCGAGTACGACCTTCGAATTGCAGGGAAATGACATTCCGGGAACGTTACGGATTGTCCGGACCGATGGCAGCACGCTCGACATTCCCGCGTCGGCCAATTGGCGGAACAGTGGTGGCACCACCTACCTCATTGGCATTCTGCCGCGCCCGGTTACGCCCATCACGTTCACCTATGGCGGCGGCTCCATCCAGATCACTGATGGGTCAAGCAATGGCGGCAGCAGCGTGGGCGGTTATTCCGCTGCCTACGCGGGCGCCACCCTCGCTGATGGTGAAAGTACCAGCGGCAATGCTGCCCAGTCACAAGTACTGAATGGTTTGAACGCCTACCTCGCCACGGTACTCAGTTCACGCCCCAGCGGCCCCGTCACGGTGGCCACGCTCAGTACGTCCGACAACACGCCAACCCTCACGGGGACGGCGACGCTGCAAAGCGGCGAGAACCTCACGGTCGTGGTGAATGGCGTACAGTACTCCACCAGCACATCGCCGGCGCTGAGCGTCAGTGGCGGCACCTGGTCCCTGACGCTCACCTCCTCGCTGGCCGCCGGCAGCTACGACATTTCGGCCACCATCACCAATGCGGATGGGTTCACGCTCAGCGACGCGACCACCAACGAGCTGACGATCGCGCCTGCCGTGACCATTGGCGGCAGCTTCACTGCCAACAACAAGGAGTACACGGGCACGACCGCAGCCACCGGCGTTACCACCGGGCTCACGTTGAGCGGCGTGGCTGGTGGCGACAACGTCACCATTGCCTCCGTCACGTTGGCGTTCGGCACCGCCGGCGTAGAAGACGGGAAAACCGTTTCCATTGTCAGCGTGACGCTCGGCGGCACCAATGCCGGATCGTATACGGTGGATCTCACCGGCGCTCCGACCGCTACCGCGAACATTACCACACGCGCCCTGACCATCAGCGGCGTGAGTGCTCAGAACAAAGTGTATGATCGCAGCAACGCGGCCACCCTGTCGGGCACGGCGGCCTACGTTGGGCTGCAGAATGGGGAATCGTTTGTCGTGACCGGCACACCCGCGGCGACTTTTGCTGATCCGAATGTTGCCAACGGTATTGCCGTGTCGGTCAGTGGGTATACCGCGCCCAGTGCGAACTACTCGGTGACTCAGCCGGCGTCGTTGACCGCCAATATCACGCAGAAAACGCTCACGGTCTCCGGGACGTTTACCGCACCGGATAAACCGTACGATGGCACCACCAGCAGCAGCATTGCCACCAACAACCTGACGGTGGGGACGGTAGAAACGGGAGATGATGTTTCCATTGATGCCGTCGTTGTGGCCTTCGGCAGTGCCGGCGTCGGCAGCAATAAAACGGTATCCATCACGTCGCTCACCTTGGGTGGCAGTGCCGCTGGCAATTATCAGATCAGCCTGACCGGTGCCCCTACCACCACGGCCAGCATCACGTCCAGTGGCCCCACGCTCACGCTGGGCGGCACCTTTACGGCCAGTAACAAGACGTACGATCGGACGCTCGCCGCCACGGGTAACACGACGGGGCTCACCCTCGTCGGCGTGAATGGCGGCGACGAGGTGAACATTGCCTCCGTCACGCTGGCGTTCACGTCGGCCACCGTCGGCACCGGCAAATCGGTGGAGATCACTTCCGTGACCCTCGGCGGCGCCCAGGCCGGCACGTACGCGCTGGATCTGACCGGAGCACCATCTGCCACGGCCAACATCACGCCGGCGGAGCTGACCATTGGCGGCAGCTTTACCGCCAACAACAAGAGCTTTGACGGCAACACCAGTGCCACCATTGCCACCAACAGCCTCACCCTGACGGGCGTGATTGCCCCCGACGCCGTGTCGCTGACCGGCGTCACCGCCGCGTTCGGGACGGCATCGGTGGGCAACGGCAAGTCGGTTGGACTCAGCGCGGCCAGTCTCACCGGTGCCGCCGCCGGAAACTACACCGTGAGCCTCACCGGTTCGCCCACAACCACCGCGAACATTCTCGGTACCCCAACCGTCACCATTGGCGGTGCGTTCACGGCCTTCAACAAGGTGTATAGCGGCACGGTTGCCGCCACCGGAAACACAGCGGGGCTCACGCTGTCCGGTGTGAATAGCCCGGATGAAGTCACCATTAGCACCGTCACGCTGGCCTTCCAGTCAGCGACGGTCGGCACCGGCAAGTCCGTGGTGATCACGGGCGTCACGCTCGCAGGTGCGCAAGGTGCGCTGTACGCCGTGAATCTCGCCGGTGCCCCAACGACGACGGCAAACATTACTCCGCGCCCCGTCACCATTGGCGGATCGTTCACGGCGCGCGACAAGACGTTTGACGGCAATACTTCAGCGCAGATGGTCACCAATGCCCTGACCGTAGAGGGCGCGGTGAATGGCGAACAACTGTCGCTGGGGTCCGTCTCCATTGCCTTTGCCACCGAGGTCGTTGGCCCCGCGCGTCTCGTTTCCATTCAGGGCGCTGACCTGCTGGGTACTACCGCGGGCAACTACGTGCTGTCCCTCGACGACGCACCAACCACCACGGCAAGCATTCGCGGCCTTGAGCCCCCAGGCATGCCGCGTACCCTGCTCGTCACTCCGGGTGATGGCAGTCTCAGTGTGACATGGACGCTGCCTTCGGTGGAAGGCTGTGAGGCCATCACGGGATTTGCGCTGGAGCACAGCAGTGATGATGGCGCCACGTGGACACGGATTGCCGTGAACTCACGAGTACCGGGAGCGGTTTCGATTGCGCCGGTGGCGAACAATCTCACGTACCGCGTTCGTGTTGCCGCCATCAACAGCTGCGGGATGAGCGGGTTTGCCGAAGCCACACCCGTCACGCCCACAGGTCCGGCCCGCGAGGGGAATGGCGGCCCGCGACAGAATGGTCCGGGCACCAACACGGTCACGCGCAATGGCACCGACGTGCCGGTCACCACGACGGTGGTCGCCGATACGGTGCTGCTGATTATGGCCCCCGATTTCACGCTGCAGGTGCGATCGGCGGACACTACGGGTGCGCCCGTGCCACCCGATAGCCTCACCCTGCAGCTTGAGCACGGTGGCACCGCTTTCACCAGCGGCACCGGGTTCGCACCGTCCAGCTGGGTATCGCTGTATATCTACGGCCTAACCGGTACGCCTCGCTTCCTTGGCAAGGTTCAGGTAGACGCCGGCGGCAACTTTGCCACCTCGGTACCGATTCCGAGCGACCTCGCCGAGGGCAACTACACCCTGCAGGTGAATGGAGTGGACACCGCGCGGCGCGCCCGAACGGCCACACTGGGCGTGCAAGTCGTTGAACCGTTGCCCGACCTCGTGCTGGCATCGGTGCCAGATCGTACGGATATGACGGTTGGAGACACCGTGACCTTTGCCCTTACGGTTACCAACACCGGACGTGGTGCCGCTACGGATGTGGTCATTCCACGCGCGTTTTCGGAACCGGGCTTCCGCTTCGTCTCCGCGACACCGGTGGACGGCAGCTATGACGCGACCACGGGCAGCTGGACCATTCCCCGGATTGCAGCAGGCGGCGTAGCCCGCCTTACCCTCCGAGCGGTGGTATTGGCCCCCTCGTCATCCGGGAGCGTCGCGCCGTGA
- a CDS encoding MSCRAMM family protein, producing MAQPVAPFSTAAAERPSAQGMRISGMVHDSTTGFPLVRAVVQLVDNAGRTGGRMTVTDADGRYSFSDVPAGRYLLGFHHPVLDSLGLDPLARGLDVSRDLSDVLLSVPSAVRIREGVCGAPAPGNPGTLIMGFVRDAETRAPLANATVAVEWLEYELGGRRMVPRIARRVTATGANGWYGVCNIPSDGFVQLAARAGEDSTALVEIPIVSDALLRRELFVGRAATMPITGTVLREGSGRPLENATVSVVHGPTTRTNAKGEFVIPDAPAGTRLLEVRAVGYYPQRTPLDVVENAPAVLAEMRTFKSVLDTVKVLANYERYSTLQEMKQRAQSGIGRFFSAETIARRNIVVVSELMWTVPGVYVERAGGPEQELSMRGLFSPRCTPSVFLNAFPVQLAFNGIAPFSIGDIDAMVRPSDLMGVEIYAAGQVPPVFGAGMTGCGVIAFWTK from the coding sequence ATGGCTCAGCCAGTCGCGCCGTTCTCGACGGCGGCGGCGGAGCGCCCGAGCGCCCAAGGCATGCGCATCTCCGGCATGGTACACGACAGCACCACCGGCTTTCCATTGGTTCGCGCGGTGGTCCAGCTGGTGGACAACGCGGGCAGGACGGGCGGTCGCATGACCGTAACCGATGCGGACGGACGGTACTCGTTCAGCGATGTCCCCGCCGGTCGCTATCTGCTGGGGTTCCACCACCCAGTGCTCGACTCGCTGGGACTCGACCCGCTGGCGCGCGGTCTCGATGTGTCGCGTGACCTGTCAGATGTCTTGCTCAGCGTACCGTCGGCTGTGCGAATCCGCGAAGGCGTGTGTGGTGCACCAGCACCAGGAAATCCTGGCACGCTGATCATGGGGTTTGTGCGCGATGCCGAAACGCGTGCCCCGTTGGCGAATGCCACCGTGGCCGTGGAATGGCTGGAGTATGAGTTGGGCGGGCGGCGGATGGTGCCGCGCATTGCCCGCCGGGTCACCGCGACGGGGGCGAATGGCTGGTATGGCGTGTGCAACATCCCGAGCGACGGATTTGTCCAACTGGCGGCGCGCGCCGGTGAAGACAGCACAGCGTTGGTGGAAATTCCGATCGTGTCGGATGCGCTGTTGCGGCGCGAACTGTTTGTAGGACGTGCCGCCACCATGCCCATCACGGGAACGGTCCTGCGCGAAGGGAGTGGCCGACCGCTGGAGAACGCCACAGTGAGTGTGGTGCATGGGCCAACCACCCGCACCAACGCGAAGGGAGAGTTCGTCATCCCCGATGCGCCGGCGGGCACCCGCCTCCTCGAGGTGCGCGCCGTTGGATATTATCCGCAGCGCACGCCGCTCGATGTGGTGGAGAACGCACCAGCGGTTCTCGCCGAGATGCGCACGTTCAAGTCGGTGCTCGACACCGTCAAGGTGCTGGCCAACTACGAGCGCTACAGCACCCTGCAGGAAATGAAACAGCGCGCGCAGTCCGGTATTGGGCGCTTCTTTTCAGCCGAAACGATTGCGCGTCGGAATATCGTGGTGGTGTCGGAACTCATGTGGACGGTGCCCGGGGTGTATGTGGAGCGTGCCGGTGGTCCGGAGCAGGAGCTGTCCATGCGCGGATTGTTTTCACCGCGCTGTACTCCGTCCGTTTTCCTCAACGCGTTCCCGGTGCAGCTGGCCTTCAACGGCATCGCCCCCTTCTCCATTGGCGACATCGACGCGATGGTACGTCCGTCGGACCTGATGGGCGTGGAGATCTATGCCGCCGGACAAGTGCCGCCTGTTTTTGGCGCTGGCATGACGGGGTGCGGTGTCATCGCCTTCTGGACGAAGTAG